AACCCAAAGACTTGTTTGCAACACCTTGAAGCTCTAATTCCTCACAAATCCTTAAAAGCAACAATAAATTCAAAACCCAAATAtctcaaaatgtcaacaaaagttATACCTGGACCAGAACTCCTCGCAGGCCTCCTGTGCACCTTCCACACAAACAATCCCAGGTTTGCCGGGCATGCTGAAACCGGACAGTGCCAGCTCCTTGGCCCACTCCAAGATGTTTTTCCTCTTGGTGCTGTTGTAGATGTGGTGGCTGTAGATCCAAAGACGACTGAACGCTTCCCGCCGCAGCGGCGAAACCGCGTCCCTCTTGGGAGGAGGCGCCGAAGAGCTTTTGTCAACAAAAGCACGCAAGTTGTCCCTCAGCCATTCCAGGGCCGAGAGCACGCACACTTCTCCCATGCAGGTGTCCGCCAGGTGCGTGTTGAGTCTAGCGTGGAGCTTCGTCTGCTGGGGACGGCTCACCTTGCTACACCTGatgcaaaatatataaattaaaaaaaattgcaacatacatttaattattataGGCCTACAATCAtattcaaaatacatttttaaatattttgtatgttttttttatgtaatgaaTCCCCAAATGGCGCTTTCTTCTGCACTTCACTTATAAAGTATGAGtcttacaatttttttattttatacattgATTTAACATTTATTGATAATGtatgctgctgcttcttctgtACTTGATTGACAATTAATGACCTCTTATCTTACCGAACCGTTAACTCTGGGACCACACTAGGGTACTCGGGTGGATACGTGCAGGAGATAATAAAATCTACCTGAAAATAGTAAAGAACataattaatcattttattttcagtgaCAGAATGGAgtgctttctttgtttttaccCCCTCCGCGTCTCCTGTGTCATCCTCCAGCCTCTGCTTGATGACGAACTGAGGTCTGGAAGAAGGAGGTGGTGCCGGAGGAGGTGGAGGGCTCTCGGTGGAAGCCGACGGCGAGTCCTCGGCGCCGGCGTAGTCCCGTAGCTCGGCCAGGGCGAGCTGGTCCACGATCTCCAGTTCTTCGTCAGTGGGGAACAtgctggtcagcagctcgagtTCTGCAAGCTGTGCCTCTGCCCACTCTCGGAACGACATGCTAAAATATGTATTCTATATGTATTTCATTAAAAGacagttattgttttgtttcctcAACGTTTGGTGTTTGTTTAATAAACTTTAATGTGACACGTCCACGTTAAACCTTAGCACAAGCGCGTGCTTCAATTCCACCCGGAGTATTTTGGTCTGCGTACCAACATAGCACATTAGCCTATCATACTAGCGATTACCTTGTGCGCGCCCCGGAACATTTTAGGCGACGCACCGTAAGGACACACGCCAGGcaatagaaacatatttttaaaatatcccTAAGCTCGCTTTATGGAAGTTTACCCGTGACGATAAATAAGTAACATGTCTGCGTTAAACGCATACAGAGAGGCGTGAGGAGCTCACTGGCCTAGTTTAGTTTAGCATGCTAGCGACGCACCGGAAGTACACAAACACTGGACACATGAAAACGAAACCGTCACACTTTTGTTCCGCCTCTTTCCACAACTGACATGATTCGGCTCTGTTTTTAGTCAGTCAAATTAGCGCCCGCTTGTACGCGCAATGCGTATAAATATGCCATCGAATTGTATTTCCGTGGGGCATTTGCCGAGATGTCTAGAGTAAAGTTGGCGtctggcaggaaaaaaaaaaaagtaaaggaaAGTGAACGTGTGACGTGGTTCGCCTCGGTGTGTGTCAAGTAAGTCTCCTCAAACAAGGATTTGAATTACGTTATGGTATTACGTGCTCGAATTCGACTTTGATCTTCACGTCGGTGGCTTGTTTTTAAGCAGTATTACAGCAAAAATACGTCATGTGTGGTTTCCATCTGTAGTAGCGGAATATAGGGGAAACATGGGGAAGAAAAAAGCGAAGGACAGAAGCTCCAGAGAGGATGATGAGTTTGAAAT
This genomic stretch from Festucalex cinctus isolate MCC-2025b chromosome 13, RoL_Fcin_1.0, whole genome shotgun sequence harbors:
- the rwdd2b gene encoding RWD domain-containing protein 2B; protein product: MSFREWAEAQLAELELLTSMFPTDEELEIVDQLALAELRDYAGAEDSPSASTESPPPPPAPPPSSRPQFVIKQRLEDDTGDAEGVDFIISCTYPPEYPSVVPELTVRCSKVSRPQQTKLHARLNTHLADTCMGEVCVLSALEWLRDNLRAFVDKSSSAPPPKRDAVSPLRREAFSRLWIYSHHIYNSTKRKNILEWAKELALSGFSMPGKPGIVCVEGAQEACEEFWSRVKALTWKRIMIRHREDVCLHDAPSVQSVDSMRKFSGFEEAAFDPRGSRGNHMDLGLLYQFLREKDCCDVFQMFFGVEGRR